One part of the Kryptolebias marmoratus isolate JLee-2015 linkage group LG2, ASM164957v2, whole genome shotgun sequence genome encodes these proteins:
- the stoml3a gene encoding stomatin (EPB72)-like 3a, with amino-acid sequence MISTTSSTVEMVTQGKLEINAENVEEKSSQNLGCFGWLLVIISLIFIAATFPLTLFMCVKIVKEYERAVIFRLGRIKDKKPKGPGLFFVLPCTDNFVKVDLRTVSFDIPPQEILTKDSVTVSVDGVVYFRIHCPISSVANVSNAHSSTRLLAQTTLRNVLGTKNLSELLSDREGISLSMQESLDDATDAWGIKVERVEIKDVKLPQQLQRAMAAEAEASREARAKIIAAEGEMKASRALKEASLVISEAPSALQLRYLQTLNTIAAEKNSTIVFPLPIDMMQSFMQRK; translated from the exons ATGATCTCAACAACGTCGAGCACAGTGGAGATGGTAACTCAAGGAAAACTTGAGATCAACGCAGAAAATGTTGAAG aaaaaagctCTCAGAATCTGGGATGTTTTGGTTGGCTGTTGGTGATCATATCCCTCATCTTCATAGCAGCAACGTTCCCACTCACACTGTTTATGTGTGTCAAG ATAGTGAAGGAGTATGAGCGAGCGGTCATTTTCAGACTCGGCCGGATCAAAGACAAGAAACCTAAAGGaccag gacttttctttgttttgccaTGCACTGATAACTTTGTGAAAGTTGATCTGAGGACTGTGTCGTTTGACATCCCTCCACAAGAG ATTCTAACCAAAGACTCAGTGACGGTGTCTGTGGATGGAGTGGTGTATTTCCGCATTCACTGCCCCATCTCATCTGTGGCCAATGTGTCCAACGCACACTCATCGACACGGCTGCTTGCTCAGACCACTCTGAGGAATGTCCTTGGCACCAAAAACCTTTCAGAGCTTCTGTCTGACAGAGAGGGCATTTCACTCAGCATGCAG GAATCCCTGGATGATGCCACTGATGCTTGGGGCATTAAGGTGGAGCGTGTGGAGATCAAAGATGTGAAGCTgcctcagcagctgcagagggCCATGGCGGCCGAGGCCGAGGCCAGCCGGGAGGCCAGGGCTAAG attaTTGCTGCCGAGGGTGAGATGAAGGCCTCCAGAGCTCTGAAAGAAGCATCTCTGGTGATCTCCGAGGCTCCGTCCGCTCTCCAGCTGCGATATCTGCAGACTCTCAACACCATTGCTGCAGAGAAGAACTCCACCATCGTCTTCCCGCTGCCTATAGATATGATGCAGAGTTTCATGCAGAGGAAGTGA
- the mtus2b gene encoding microtubule-associated tumor suppressor candidate 2 isoform X4, which yields MGHCCCRLPLLPLCCLDQTSESAIVKEKELSLELARIRDEVAFSVAHWEQLQQEKEDLERRFEAELQGLRAQQQRELGALEERLKARHMDEAERLQVQQRAELEELSFRQQEQLEEMTENHEASLMEMETAHNDTLVTLQEEHARTVKNLKMAHEQQKKSLEEEFEKIRLSLQDQVDTLTFQNRSLRDRAKRFEEALRKSTDEQIVDALAPYKHIEEDLKSLKEVLEMKNQQIHQQELKISELEKIAEKNVYLEEKLQVLQQQNEDLKERIDKNLAVSRQLTEENANLQVHVEKESKEKKRLSRTNEELLWRLQTGELSPNMSPTSSPVHHPPSGPGSPARPHSYHQ from the exons ATGGGCCACTGCTGCTGTAGGCTTCCTCTCCTCCCTTTGTGCTGTCTGGACCAAACG AGTGAGAGCGCCATTGTAAAGGAGAAGGAACTGTCCCTGGAGCTCGCCAGAATCAGGGATGAAGTGG CTTTCAGTGTGGCACATtgggagcagctgcagcaggagaaggAGGACCTGGAGCGGCGTTTTGAGGCTGAGCTGCAGGGGCTGCGGgctcagcagcagagggagctgGGAGCGCTGGAGGAGCGGCTGAAGGCTCGGCACATGGACGAGGCCGAGAGGCTGCAGGTCCAGCAACGAgctgagctggaggagctgagctTCAGGCAGCAAGAGCAG CTTGAGGAGATGACTGAAAACCATGAAGCGTCCCTGATGGAGATGGAAACGGCCCATAATGACACACTGGTCACTCTGCAGGAGGAGCATGCCAGGACTGTCAAAA ATCTGAAGATGGCTCATGAACAGCAGAAGAAATCTCTGGAAGAAGAGTTTGAGAAGATCAGACTGTCACTTCAG GATCAGGTGGACACGCTGACGTTTCAGAACCGGAGCCTCAGAGATCGAGCGAAGCGGTTTGAAGAAGCTCTTCGTAAGAGCACCGACGAGCAGATAGTG GATGCTTTGGCTCCTTATAAACACATTGAAGAAGACCTGAAGAGCCTGAAGGAAGTTCTGGAGATGAAAAATCAACAAATCCATCAGCAGGAGCTGAAGATTTCAGAGCTGGAGAAAATA gctgaaaaaaatgtgtaccTGGAGGAGAAACTTCAAGTGTTACAGCAGCAGAACGAAGACTTGAAAGAGCGAATAGACAAGAATCTCGCTGTGTCCAG GCAACTCACCGAAGAGAACGCCAACCTGCAAGTTCACGTGGAGAAGGAGAGCAAAGAGAAGAAGCGTCTGAGTCGCACCAACGAGGAGCTGCTGTGGCGTCTCCAGACAGGCGAGCTGAGCCCcaacatgtcccccacttcctccCCCGTTCACCACCCCCCCTCTGGACCAGGCTCCCCTGCACGTCCACACTCCTACCATCAATGA